A DNA window from Aminivibrio sp. contains the following coding sequences:
- a CDS encoding ATP-grasp domain-containing protein, translating to MKPGAAQEPPQKELLILVAAAVEPEARPDVADALEARASLCCALERAGWAAEAWDITQSLLTSSERLFGCLKKTGATCVFNLFEGFGNDSGAEHRFRALLEKTGIPCTGNPAAVLETCLSKETVSSLLRENGIPVPEGKTLLPGSSLSLLDDLPLPLFLKPLREDGSVGVDEKSLVTDRMDLARRAMEKLTLFSGGIRVEEFLPGKEYSVSCIGNGPYFIPAVSVIDYGKWNAGLPFLDYGSKWDPASPLYDLVPEPAEGALKERAKRLAAEAGKTLGCRGYFRADLREKDGSLYVIDVNPNPDMGPGGGFLRQCREGGMEMEEVAARIVELALESVRGGEQQW from the coding sequence ATGAAACCTGGCGCAGCCCAGGAACCTCCTCAAAAAGAGCTGCTCATACTCGTGGCCGCCGCCGTCGAACCGGAGGCGCGGCCCGACGTGGCCGACGCCCTGGAGGCCAGGGCGTCGCTTTGCTGTGCCCTCGAACGGGCGGGATGGGCGGCGGAGGCCTGGGACATCACTCAGTCTCTGCTCACTTCATCGGAACGGCTGTTCGGGTGCCTGAAAAAAACGGGGGCGACATGCGTCTTCAACCTTTTCGAAGGTTTCGGAAACGACAGCGGAGCGGAGCACCGATTCCGCGCCCTGCTGGAGAAAACCGGCATCCCCTGCACCGGGAACCCCGCGGCGGTCCTTGAAACCTGCCTGTCGAAGGAGACCGTTTCCTCTCTGCTCAGGGAAAACGGCATCCCCGTCCCTGAGGGAAAGACCCTCCTTCCGGGCAGTTCCCTTTCCCTCCTGGACGATCTCCCCCTTCCCCTGTTCCTGAAACCCCTGCGGGAGGACGGAAGCGTGGGCGTCGACGAAAAATCCCTCGTGACTGACAGGATGGACCTCGCCCGGAGGGCCATGGAAAAACTGACGCTCTTCTCCGGCGGAATTAGGGTGGAAGAATTCCTTCCTGGGAAGGAGTACTCCGTCTCCTGCATAGGAAACGGCCCCTATTTCATTCCCGCCGTGTCCGTCATCGACTACGGGAAGTGGAACGCCGGGCTCCCCTTTCTCGACTACGGCTCGAAGTGGGATCCGGCCTCCCCTCTCTACGACCTGGTCCCCGAACCGGCGGAAGGAGCCCTGAAGGAAAGGGCGAAACGACTGGCCGCCGAGGCGGGAAAGACTCTCGGCTGCAGAGGGTACTTCCGGGCCGATCTGAGGGAGAAGGACGGTTCGCTCTACGTGATCGACGTTAACCCGAACCCCGACATGGGTCCGGGCGGCGGGTTTCTGAGGCAGTGCCGCGAAGGCGGCATGGAGATGGAAGAGGTGGCGGCCCGTATCGTGGAGCTTGCCCTCGAAAGTGTGCGGGGAGGAGAACAACAGTGGTGA
- a CDS encoding N-acetyltransferase: MVNLPADRCLSVAKATGAFTPEELDVLEDVLIEWSLHPGKDYILLTEWNCGSLAGFLIYGPTPMTRFAYDLYWIAVDPAHQKKGIGRILEEKMCSALLEQSASAVVRVETAGRDDYLGQRHFYLATGYKECGRIPDFYSEGDDLVLYCKKIEK, encoded by the coding sequence GTGGTGAATCTGCCGGCAGACCGCTGCCTGAGTGTGGCGAAGGCGACCGGGGCCTTTACCCCCGAAGAGCTTGACGTTCTCGAGGATGTTTTGATCGAATGGTCTCTCCACCCGGGAAAGGACTACATCCTTCTTACCGAGTGGAACTGCGGGAGCCTGGCGGGATTCCTGATCTATGGCCCGACACCCATGACCCGGTTCGCCTACGATCTGTACTGGATCGCCGTGGACCCGGCGCACCAGAAAAAGGGAATAGGCAGGATACTGGAAGAAAAGATGTGTTCTGCCCTGCTCGAACAATCCGCCAGCGCGGTCGTGCGGGTGGAAACCGCGGGACGGGACGACTATCTCGGGCAGCGCCATTTCTATCTTGCGACAGGCTACAAGGAATGCGGACGCATTCCAGACTTCTATTCGGAGGGTGACGACCTTGTCCTCTACTGCAAAAAAATCGAAAAGTAA